The genomic segment TATTTAATacctattaaataaaattatttttggaataaaGCTTGTGGGAATATTTGGGATCTAGAGAAAGTGATACATGAAATTCTATCTCATATAGTCAGTTAAACTTTATTATTTACAAGTTAAATTACAGAGCAGCTTTACACAGCATGAGATggaaaggcaggcaggagagaaagggaggaagctGGCTCCTGAGATTCTTGgctgcctccacctccttctcTTGGGCTTAGCAGTCTTCAGTGCTGCCCCCACTCAAAGCAGGGCTTGGAACACAGGTTTAAGTCAGGTTCTGGCTCTGACAGCCCCAGGGCCACCAGGGCTCCCACTAGCAGCTTCTTCACAGGTGTTGGAGGTGAGTGTGAAGGCATCAACTGCAAGGAGAAAGGTTAATGCCAGTTGCGGGAGGCACACAGATGTTCTACCCTTCACCCCACCCAGCCCTACCTAGGACTCACTTTATCTAGACGATGGCGACAAATGAGGCCACTGGAATTCAGGTAGAAAGTGGAGTAGGCATCATAGGTCCTGGGGAATACAGGGAGGCTTACTGAGGGAGAAGGTGACTGGTCCCAAAGCTGAATTCAAGCATTTGTTTAAACGAGTAGTCTCTAAATTCTGCTACATATTAGATCACCTGGGCAACTTACAAACATCTCAGTGCTTAGGTTGTCCCGTCTCAATTAAATCAGTGTTTGGCATCAATATTTTTTAACGATCCTTGGGCATTTCTACCATGCAGCAGTTTGGGAACTGCTGGTTTAAAAACTTATATCCAATGTTTGTGGCTGAGCCTAACATTTTATTGCGATTCTACTCCCAGGCAGAAATTTACCAGGTTGTAAGGCTCAACATAAGAGACAGGACTTTTCATTtgttcagtactttttttttttttttttttttggtgagacggtttcactctcacccaggctggagtgcagtaatgtgatcacggctcactgcaacttccgcctcccgggttcaagtaattctcccatctcagcctcccaagtacctggaactacaggtgcacaccacacacctggctaatttttgtattttttgggttttaccatgttggccaggcaggtctccaactccttacctcaagtgatccgcctgcctcggcctcccaaagtgctagcattacaggcgtgagccaccacacccagcctgttcaGTAAGTATTTGAGTACCTACCATATGCTAGGTACTGTataggaagaaactgaagctcagatgtttttctaatatactgagcctctcttttttttttttttttttaacattaacatAAACTAAACAAGATCCCTGTCCTTATACAGTCAAGTCAGGATAGGTCAAGGGTTGTCTGGGAGACTAGatcatctgtaatctcagcactttgggaggctaaggcaggcagatcacctgaggtcaggagttcgagaccagccagccaacatggtgaaaccccgtatctactaaaaatacaaaaattagccaggtgtggtggtgcgcctgtaatcccagctacccaggagcctgaggccggagaatcactggaacccgggaggtagaggctgcagtgagctgagatcacgccactgcactgcatcctgggtgacagagtgagactccatctcaaaagacaaaaaaagagggAACTGATTATAGTTTGGgtcctttctcatttctctcttacCGGTAAAGCTCGTCTTTGTCACGCTTGTAGAACCGCAGAAAGAGCAAGTGGACAGGCAGCCCTACGAGCCGCCACCGTGCTTGCAGGGTCCAATTCTCAGGGTGGCGGGTCAGTTGTAGAACCTCCAAACGAAGCTGTGAAAAGTAATTCCAGGCCAGGAAACGGCAGAGGGTCAGTGAAAGAATGTACCATGTCCGGCCCCTGTGAAGaagggatgggaaataaatctcaTGAtggcagaattagaaaaacaaactgGCTTCTGTCTAAGAAATGGGGAAGAGCCGTGAGAAGCAATCTAGGAACTTCTCTGGGAAGTGGAAAAGGTCATGTGTATAGCTTTGGGTGCTTTTCCTCCCCAAGGCCCTACCTGTGCCCCAATTCTCACTTGGTACGTATGTTGAGGATCTCATTGATGAATTCCACATCCAAGGAATACAGACTGTAGTCGTGGGACTGAAGGAAGAGCTTGGGAAGCTAGGTGGAAGAAGATGGCATCAATCCAGTGGGAAAGAAAAGATAAtcctatttttcagttttctattttttcttttttttttgagatggagtgtagctctgtcacccaggctggagtgcagtggtgtgatcttggctcactgcaacctccgcctcccaggtttaagcgattctcctcccttagcctcccgagtagctgggattacaggcacctgccgtgcccagctgctaatttttgtatttttagtagagatggggtttcactgtgttggccaggctggtcttgaactcctgacctcgtgatctgcctgcctcggcctcccaaagtgctaggattgtaagtgtgagccactgtgccaggcccagttttctatttttaaggcCTCCTTACTCCCGTCTTGGAGTGAAAGATCTCATCCCATGATTAACCTCCCTTAACTCAAAATgaggaacattttctttttcttttttttttttttttttgagacagagtctcactctgttgcccaggctggagtacaatggtgctatctcagctcactgcagctcctgggttcaagtgattctcctgcctcagcctcctgtctgccaccatgcctggctgatttttgtattcttagtagagatgtggtttcaccatgttggccaggctggtcttgaactcctgacctcagatgatccaccggcctcagcctccaaaagtgctgggattacagcactttgAGTTACCGTGCCTGGCTGGAACATCATTTTCTCAGGAAAACGTTTATAATACATTTCTATGCCTGCCTCATGGTTCCAAAAAAGAATCCAGTTGACTAACCCCCTACCTCCAAGGATTACTGATATCCCTTCCCACTGTAGATGTCGGCCACTTTTGCACTGACTTACCTCTTGTCTCAGTCTCTCATACATGACAGACAGATGTTCCTCCATACTAGGATCTCCTGACGGGGTGGCAGGGGAAGGGTGGGCAGTTCCAGGGACTTGGAAAGGTATCCAAGCCCCAGGATAGGGGCAGGGAGGTCCCTCAAAAAGGCTTCTAAGCCCGTCCAGGCAGCCGCTATGCAACTCAGGTCCTGGTCCCTCCTCCCCCTTTCCTGGAGGGAGAACCACCCATGCTGAGCTGAGGGCCTGGATCTGAGGGAGAGGTAGTGGGGGAACCTGGGGAGGATGCTGGGTGGGAAGGCGCGGGGGCAGGGGAGACCAGAGTAGAGGAGAAGATGGGGAAGTGGTTGTCGTGGACTGGGGCCAAAGGGGTGGGAATGGTAGAGTCCCTGGATAAAGCTGGTCCTAAGGAGACagaacaaaagggaaaaagataAGAATCCACTTGCCTAACACCCCTTCATCCCTTGGATGCTCAACAGGTTTCCAATACCTATTCCTCCTGACAGAATGGATGGAATTACTATAGGAAAAAAGGGATGGATTcatctccatctctactgaaaacaggaggaaaccattttattattttgagatggagtctcgctctgtcgccaggctggagtgcagtggcgcgatctcagctcactgcaacctctgtctcccgggttcaagtgattctcctgcctcagcctcccgagtagctgggactacaggcaagcgccaccacccctagctagtttttgtatttttagtagagatggggtttcaccatgttgaccaggatggttttcatctcttgacctcgtgatccaccgcgACCGGCCAGAATTCCTTGATTCCAACActggaccgggcgcggtggctcacacctgtaatcccagcactttgggaggccgaggcgagcagatcacgaggtctaggagttcgagaccagcctggccaatatggtgacaccccgtctctattaaaaatacaaaaaaattagccgggtgtggtggctcgtgcctgtagtcccagctactcgggaggctgaggcagaagaatcgcttgaacccaggagacggaggtttcagtgagccgagatggtgccactgcacttcagcctggttgacagagcgagactccgtttcaaaaaaaaaaaaaaaaaaaaagattccaaaacGGGGGGCAGTTTCACCTCTCTTATCTCAAGAATCATGTAATACATACTCGATGAGCGAACGAATAACAGGTTTTATTGTACTGTGGATTAAATGCTGTGGCCTGTACGTCTCCATGATTAAGTGTGCGAGGCAAAtgtacagagaaaaaagaatatccaGCTGAAACTAGGAATCTGAATTCTAGTTCTATCACGTACTTTAGGCATTCTCATTCCCTATGCCTCCGCTTCCTACAAATGTCCTATAAACCAGGACAATAAAACCTCACTGAGTTATGAGGCCtatatgaaataatgaatgtaaaCAAAACGTAGCGACCTAGAAAGCAGTACATAAATGGAAGCTATTATCATTTTGGGCCCCTTTAACGACAGACACAACCTCAGAAGACAGTTAAAGGCTGGCCTTCATTCTCCTGGGTTTACCGACGTTGAAACTGCAAGGGGAGGTCACCCAAAGTCAGGCCTCACCCGAGTCCCTCCGCTCCCAAGGAACCACCCAGGGGACCGTCTCACTCCAGGGAAGGCGGGCGGCCGGCTCGGGTACCTCGGTCCCCAACGGTGTCCCAGAGGCGCCGTCTCTGCTGGGGGcgtggccatcttgccagccccGGCGCAGGGGCCCGAAGCGGGTGCACACTGGCCGGCCTTCCTGCCAGGACCGCTCTCCGAGTGCAAGACGCGCGGGCTGCTGAGGGCGCCCCGCGGGTCTGGTCTGGGCCGAGGAACTCCGGGACGGCGCCGCGGCCGGGCTGCGAATCTCTCCGCCCCTGCCCTTCAAATCACCTCTAGGCACAGGTAACCGCGGAGAGTCGGGCGCAACGCAGACGCGCCCCGCTGCCTGGCCTTGACCCCGCCTGTCCGCCCTCAAACCTGGGAGGACCGAAGTCCTTACGCGCCAGGCCTGGCAGCGCCTCCCGCCCGCTCCCGCGACCCCTAGCCCGTCCACGCGCTGCAGGGGACAGGTGGGAAGGGGCGGCGGGTGTCTCTGCGCCTGCGCGGAACCCAGCGCGCGCTCCGCCCCACGCACCGGCTCTGAGGAGGGTCTCTCCCcgccccctctcctccctcccgcTTCTGCTCCGCTCTCACCTGGGGTCGAGCCTGGTAGGCGCGGAGGCAAGGGCCGAGACGCCGGGCCGCACCCCGGCTGGGCTGGTACATGATCTTCCGGGAGTGGAGAGGGAGCCTCCTGAGTCCGACCTCCGGCCTCCTCACAGGGGTGAGCGCGCCCCGGAGCCGGCTTCGTGAAGGGGAAAGGAGGCCGGggcgggggggggagggggggaaggggctgagggagggaAACGGAGATGTCGCGCGCTTGCGCACTCCGCGGGCTCGAGGGAAGCGGCTGAAGCGCTCTGTCGGCAGTAAGCGCGCCTGCGCCCGCGGGCTCGGAGGCTGCCTGAGTGCGCTTGCGCAAGTTAGCAGCTCCCCCAACGCTGTATTCACAGCTGACGCCTTTGAACAAAACGCTGAGCAAAAACAGGGCTGAAGCCTGAACCGGGTGCAACGACAGTGAGGGGTGAGGTGGCTGAAATAATGAGTCAAGTTTTCCAAGCGCTcttgtgataaaaataaatacttttattgGTCTGGTTAAAAGATACAAATGACTTGAATCTGATAaggctgctgaatgaatgaatgaatgaatgaatccatcTGTTATGAGGGTTGGGCTTTGGCTCTTTCCTGTAGTGAGGGAGAAATAACACTTTGAAGATAATGGGACGGGGCTGCGGTCACCAAGGCCTGGTGCTGCGACGTTCCTGCAGGTTTCGAATGAACCTGGCGTTGA from the Macaca mulatta isolate MMU2019108-1 chromosome 4, T2T-MMU8v2.0, whole genome shotgun sequence genome contains:
- the C4H6orf136 gene encoding uncharacterized protein C6orf136 homolog (The RefSeq protein has 1 substitution compared to this genomic sequence) encodes the protein MEEHLSVMYERLRQELPKLFLQSHDYSLYSLDVEFINEILNIRTKGRTWYILSLTLCRFLAWNYFSQLRLEVLQLTRHPENWTLQARWRLVGLPVHLLFLRFYKRDKDELYRTYDAYSTFYLNSSGLICRHRLDKLMPSHSPPTPVKKLLVGALVALGLSEPEPNLNLCSKP